The segment AGCTTGCGGTTAGCCAGGTCGATGTTCCTATCCGAGCTGGTCAGCTCCGCCTTTATCTTCTCGAGCTTCTTGATGGTGGCATCGATGTCGTCGATGGCGGCCTGGAACTTGCGCCGCGCGATGTCCACGTTCCTGCCGAACTTCTCCTTCATGCTGTCGAGCTGGTCCTCGAAATTCGACACGTCGATGTTCTGCTGGCGCACGCGCGCAAGCTCGCGGCGGTATGCCAGCGACTTCATCGACGCGTTGCGGATGAGCGTGATCATGGGGATGAAGAACTGCGGGCGGATCACGTACATCTTCTCGTAGCCCGACTGGTACGACACGTCCACGATTCCCGTGTTGTAGTACTCGCTGTCGCGCTCGAGCAGCGACACTAACACCGCGTACTCGCAGCCTTTGTTCCTGCGGTCCTGGTCGAGCTTCTTGAAGTGGTCTTCGTTGCGCTTGCGGTGCGCCGAGTCATCGGCCTCGTTTTTCATCTCGAACATGATGGAGACGACCTCGATGCCGTCCTCGTCGATCTCGCGGTACACGTAGTCGCCCTTGCTCCCGTCGACCACCTCGTTGTCCTTGCCGAAGCGGGCCCGCTGGAACCCCGTTGCGCGCAGCTTGTCGAACTCGGTTTCGCAGAAGCGCTCGAGGCTCTCGCCCACCATCTTGGTGGAAAGCTCGGCCCGCATGCGCCGGATCCCCTCGATCTCGCGGTCGCGCAGGGCGATGGCCTCGTCTTTGGCGCGCAGTTGAACGGCCAGCTCGCTTTGGTGGGCCTGCTTGAGGCGCTCCATGTCGGCCCGATCGCGCTCGATCTGGGCGGCCAGCTCGTCGCGGGCGCGCTCAGCGGCGCGCAGCTCGTCTTTGACCGCCTCGGATGCACGCGCAGCCGCCAGTTCGGACTGCATCTGGGCTTGCGACGCCTGAGACTCCAGCTGCACGGTGAGCTTTTCGATCAGGGCGCGGCTTTCGGCGAGCTGCTCGCGCAGCAGGCCCTCGGCGCGCGCCACCG is part of the Berryella intestinalis genome and harbors:
- a CDS encoding DUF2130 domain-containing protein → MGEIRCPHCGQAFTVDESGYADLVRQVHDREFKRELAERLEVEHRAAAEREKIAVARAEGLLREQLAESRALIEKLTVQLESQASQAQMQSELAAARASEAVKDELRAAERARDELAAQIERDRADMERLKQAHQSELAVQLRAKDEAIALRDREIEGIRRMRAELSTKMVGESLERFCETEFDKLRATGFQRARFGKDNEVVDGSKGDYVYREIDEDGIEVVSIMFEMKNEADDSAHRKRNEDHFKKLDQDRRNKGCEYAVLVSLLERDSEYYNTGIVDVSYQSGYEKMYVIRPQFFIPMITLIRNASMKSLAYRRELARVRQQNIDVSNFEDQLDSMKEKFGRNVDIARRKFQAAIDDIDATIKKLEKIKAELTSSDRNIDLANRKLEDITVKKLTRGNPTMKAKFEEAAAARASAEDE